The window TCTCGTCGGCGCCCTCCTCGAGGTTCCCGGCGGCGTCGCCGAGGAACTCGTGGAGGTCGAGGAACTCCGCGCCCTCGACGTTCCAGTGGTGCTTTTTCACCTGATGGTAGAGGACGTACGACGCCGCGAGGTCGGTGTTGAGCGCGTCGACGATCTGCTCCGCCTTCTCCCGGTCGAGCCGCAGCGCGCTGTCTTCGACGGTACCGAACTCCTGCTGAATGGACTCCTGCTTACTCATAGGCGTACTATTCTTCGACTGGATATCACTTAAAGCTTCGCGTTTAGGTGAACCAAAGTTTCCGTTTCGAAAAAATTCGTTTCCGCTTCCGTGCGGTTGTGTCACACGTCGCGAGAGAGCGCGACGTACGCGGCGCTCTCCGGAGGTTCCGCGGGACAGTCGGTCCGGGCGGCGACAGTCCGACGGTGGACCTCCACCACGGCCGTCTCCATCGCGGCCGAGAGGTCCAGATGCTCGGCGAACTCCGCCCAGACCCGCTCGGGGACGAGCAGGTAGTAGGCCTCTTCGGTCCGCTCCAGGAGGGGGTCCGCGTACTCCTTGCGCCACTCGTAGACGATGTTCTCGACGCCGGGGAGCGACTCGACGCTCTCCTGGTGGGTGTCGAGCGCCGACCGGAGTTCGTCCTCGTCGACGTCGACGTCGTCGGCGACGGCCGCTACGACCGCCCTCTCGAAGAGCGGGTCCGCGTCTGGGCTGCTCATCGTCCGGGGTTCGACGACTGTGACAAAAAGGGAATCGGCGTCCACGCGAACGCAGTGAGCGTGGGCTCGAACGGCGAGCGCTAGCGAGCCAGACTCGAAAGGCGACCGGTGGAAGCCTACCAGACACAGGCCGGGCGCGACGCCGCACCGGACCGGGCTGGTGGCGCGTTGCGTCCCACGTGGCTGCCTATTCTTCCCGAACTATCGCCGGAAATCACGGCCGAGAGCGGTCCTCGCCAGCAGTATTGTTTTCCGGGGGCCGACCGAAGTCCCAGGGGCATGGGACGCCTATCGACGCTGTTCGCGCCGGACCGGGTCGCGGTGATCGGCGCGACCGAATCTGAAGGCGCCGTGGGTCGGGCGATCACGGAGAACCTGCAGGCGACGTACGACGGCGAGGTCGTGGCCGTCAACCCCAACGCCGACGAGGTCCTGGGGCTGCCCTGCCACGACAGCGTCGCCGACGTCGAGGACGCCGACGAGATCGACGTCGCGGTCGTGGTCGTCCCGCCCGGCATCGCCGTCGACGCCATCCGCGAGGCCGGGGAAGCCGGCGTCCGGAACGTCGTCGTGATCACCGCCGGGTTCGGCGAGACCGGCAGCGAGGGCGCGGCCCGCGAGCGCGAATTGCGGGACGTCGCCGCCGAGTACGACCTGAACCTGGTCGGCCCGAACAGCCTCGGCGTGATGAGCACGCCCCGGGGGCTGAACGCCACGTTCGGCAACGAGATGGCTCAGGAGGGGTCCGTCTCCTTCATGAGCCAGTCAGGGGCGTTCGTGACGGCGGTCCTCGACTGGGCCGCAGAGCGCGACGTCGGGTTCAAGGACATCGCGTCGCTGGGAAACAAGGCCGTCCTCGACGAGGGCGACTTCGTCGCCGAGTGGGGGTCGGACCCCGGCACCGACGTCATCCTGGGCTACCTCGAGGACGTCGACGAGGGCGCCGAGTTCATCAGGACGGCCCGGGAGGTCACCCGGGAGACGCCCATCGTGATGGTCAAGTCGGGGCGGACGGACGCCGGCGCCAGCGCCGCCGCCTCACACACCGGCGCCATGGCCGGCTCCGAGGAGGCCTACGAGGCCGGGCTGGAGCAGGCCGGCGTCCTCCGCGTCGAGACGGTCCAGGAACTGTTCGACTACGCCCAGATCCTGGCCGACCAGCCGCTGCCCGACGGCGACGAGGTGGCCATCGTCACCAACGCGGGCGGCCCGGGCGTGATGACCACCGACGCGGTCGGCGACGCCGGCCTCTCGCTCGCTGACTTCGGGGACGAAACTCTCGAGACCCTCTCGGAGTCGCTCCCGGAGGAGGCCAACATCTACAACCCCGTCGACGTCATCGGAGACGCGCCCGCCGAGCGGTTCGAACTCGCGCTGGAGACGGTCCTGCAGGACGACGGCGTCGCGATGGCCGTCGTCGTGGCCTGTCCGACGGCCGTGCTGGACTTCGAGGAGCTCGCCGAGGTGGTGATCGACTGTCAGCGCGAGTACGGTCTCCCGATCGCGACGACGCTGATGGGCGCCAAGTCGACCGGCCCGGCCGAGTCGACGCTGAACGACGCCGGCGTGCCGACGTACTTCGATCCGGCCCGCGCCGTCGACAGCCTCGACGCGCTGCGCCGCTACGACGAGATCCGGTCGCGCGAGCACGTCGAGCCGGAGACGTTCGACGTGGACCGCGAGCGGGCCCGGGAGGTCATCGAACGCGGCGTCGACCGCGGCTCGAACCGGCTGGGCGTCGAGGCGATGGAGCTGCTCGACGCCTACGGCATCCCGACGCCCGAGGGCGAGGTCGTCGACAGCCCGGGCGACGCAGAGCGGGTCGCCGAGGGGATCGAGGGCGACGTCGTCATGAAGATCGTCAGCCCGGACATCCTGCACAAGTCAGACATCGGCGGCGTCGAGGTCGGCGTCTCGACCGACGAGGTCCGGGACACATACGAGGACCTGGTCGTCCGCGCTCGCGAGTACCAGCGCGACGCCACCATCGTCGGCGTGCAGGTCCAGGAGATGGTCGATCTGGACGCCGGCACGGAGACGATCGTCGGCACCAAGCGCGATCCGCAGTTCGGACCGCTCGTGCTGTTCGGCCTCGGCGGCATCTTCGTGGAGGTCCTCGAGGACAGCACGGTCCGCGTCGCGCCGGTCACCAAACCGGAGGCGACGGCGATGATCGACGACATCGAGTCCGCCCCGCTGCTGCGCGGGGCGCGCGGCACGGAGCCGGTCGACGAGGCGGCCATCGTCGAAACTATCCAGCGGCTGTCACAACTCGTCACTGATTTCCCGTCCATCCTCGAACTGGACGTCAACCCGCTGGTCGCGACCCCGGAGGGCGTCACGGCGGTCGACCTGCGGCTCACCATCGACCAGGAGGAGCTATGAACACTGTACTCGTCACCTCGACGGACGACGGCATCGGCAAGACGGCTATCGCGGTCGCGCTGGCGCGGACCGCCCAGCAGGCGGGCCACGACGTCGGCTACATGAAGCCCAAGGGGACGCGGCTGCTCAGCGCCACCGGAAAGACCAGAGACGAGGATCCAATGCTGGCCCGCGAGGTACTGGACCTCGACGCGGAGATGCACGAGATGGAGCCGATCGTGTACTCCCCGACGTTCGTGCAGGAGGCCGTCCGCGGGCGCGAGGACCCCGAGGAGCTCCGGGAGCGCGTCGTCGAGAACTTCGAGGACCTGGCCGACGGGACGGACCTGATGGTCCTCGAGGGCAGCGACGACCTCGCGACGGGCGGCATCGTCGACCTGACCGACGTCGACGTGGCCGAGGCCATCGACGCTCGCGTCGTCCTGATCTCCGGGTACGAGGACGCCGGTACCGCGGACGACGTGCTGGCCGCCGCCGAGACCATCGGCGACCGCCTGGCGGGCGTGCTGTTCAACGGCGTCCGCGACTCGGAGTTCGACGAGCTGACCGACGCCGTGATGCCGTTCCTCGAAGGCCGGGGCGTCCCAGTTCTGGGCGCGGTCCCGCGCGTTCAGGAGCTGGCCGGCGTCACCGTCGACGAGCTCGCCCGGAGCCTCGGTGCGGACGTGCTGACCGCCGACGCGAGCACGGACGCCCACGTCGAGCGGTTCACCGTCGGCGCGATGAGCGGCAACGCCGCCCTCGAGCAGTTCCGCCGCACCCGGGACGCCGTGATGATCACGGGCGGCGACCGCTCGGAGATCCAGACCGCCGCACTCGAGGCGTCGGGGATCCGCGCGCTGGTCCTGACCGGCGGCTTCCGGCCCGCCAGCGCCGTCCTCGGCCGGGCCGAGGAGGAGGGCGTCCCCGTACTCCTCGTCCAGTCCGACACGCGCACCACGATCGACCGCGTCGAGGACGTCCTCGGCTCCGGCCGGACCCGCGACAGCGCCACCGTCGAGCGGATGCAGGAGCTGCTTACCGAGAGTATCGACCTCGAAAACGCCCTGTCAGTCGATCTCTAACGGCGCGGCGGCGCGGTAAACGGTCACGCTCCCTTTTGTGTGTTAGATTAGTAACATCTGGTGGAGCCGGAGCGGCTCCGCAGCGTCACACCCCCCGGGATCCCCCACCCGGACTCGTTCCCCCCTGTTCTTTGCCGCGGAAGTCGTCCGGGAGGTGCTCCGCGACGGCGTCGACGACGGCGTCCGGATCCGCGACGTCGACCGGCGGGAGCGTCGCCACGGCCAGGTCGTTCTCGCGCTCGATCACGTCCGGGTTCGTCCGCTCGGCGGTCGTCGCGCCCTCGTACTCGTTGAGGACGACGCCGAGCACGGGCACAGAACGGCGGCGCAGCGCCTCGACGGTCAGCGCGGTGTGGTTGAGCGTGCCCAGCCCCGACCGGGCCACGACCAGCGCCGGGAGCCCGAGGTCCGCGACCAGGTCGACCACGTCCCGGCCGTCGGCCAGCGGGACGCGCAGGCCGCCGATCCCCTCGACGAGGGCGCGCTCGCTGGCCTCGATCCGTTCACGGCACCCCTCCAGAATGTCATCGTAGGAGAGGCCGGCGTCGGCCTCCCGGGCGGCCACAGCCGGCGCGAGGGCCGGTTCGAGCCGGCGCAGGCAGACCGCGGCCTCCTCGCTGCCGGCGACCCGCTGTACCTCGCCCGCGTCGTCGTCCGACGGATAGCCCGTCTGGCAGGGCTTGACCGCGACCGCGTCGATCCCGTCGCGGCGGAGCCAGCCCGTCAGGCCGGCGGTGACGACCGTCTTCCCGACGCCCGTGTCCGTGCCGACGACGAAGAGGCTCATACGGGCCGTCGTAGCCGGAGTTCGGGTCGACCGCCCGACTCCGGGCGGTCGTACTGACACTGAACTACGAGAGTCCGCATCATGGGTGGATCCCTCCCGCGACCGTCGCTCTACTCGGGTCCATTGTTGGCGGAGGACTCGCCTGACCGGCGCAAAAACGTGCCGCAAGCGGCAGATCAGTCGCCCCGTTCGGGCTCCCCGCCGACGGACCCGTCGATGCGAGCGACCTCGCCGGAGAGCCCCTCAAGGTCGACCGTCGGAGCCGAGAGCCGCGCCGCGACGACCGTCAGCCCCGTCGAGACGAGGACGGCGCCCGCGAAGGAGGTCAGGTACAGCGGATCGGGTGCAGGGAGGAAGTCACCGACGACGGGGATTGCCCTGAGGACGCCGCTGAAGTCCGGGAAGTACGCCAGCCCGACGGCGAGGCCGCCGACGCTGCTCGCGAGCGCGCCGGGGCCCGTGAGCCGCCGCGAGTAGAGCCCGTACACCAGCGGGACGGCCACCGCGGCGCCGAGCAGGTCGGCGAGGAAGAACAGCCGGAGGACGCTGCGCGCTCTGAGGCTCACGTAGATCGCCGCGAACGCGAC of the Halomicrobium salinisoli genome contains:
- the acs gene encoding acetate--CoA ligase alpha subunit is translated as MGRLSTLFAPDRVAVIGATESEGAVGRAITENLQATYDGEVVAVNPNADEVLGLPCHDSVADVEDADEIDVAVVVVPPGIAVDAIREAGEAGVRNVVVITAGFGETGSEGAARERELRDVAAEYDLNLVGPNSLGVMSTPRGLNATFGNEMAQEGSVSFMSQSGAFVTAVLDWAAERDVGFKDIASLGNKAVLDEGDFVAEWGSDPGTDVILGYLEDVDEGAEFIRTAREVTRETPIVMVKSGRTDAGASAAASHTGAMAGSEEAYEAGLEQAGVLRVETVQELFDYAQILADQPLPDGDEVAIVTNAGGPGVMTTDAVGDAGLSLADFGDETLETLSESLPEEANIYNPVDVIGDAPAERFELALETVLQDDGVAMAVVVACPTAVLDFEELAEVVIDCQREYGLPIATTLMGAKSTGPAESTLNDAGVPTYFDPARAVDSLDALRRYDEIRSREHVEPETFDVDRERAREVIERGVDRGSNRLGVEAMELLDAYGIPTPEGEVVDSPGDAERVAEGIEGDVVMKIVSPDILHKSDIGGVEVGVSTDEVRDTYEDLVVRAREYQRDATIVGVQVQEMVDLDAGTETIVGTKRDPQFGPLVLFGLGGIFVEVLEDSTVRVAPVTKPEATAMIDDIESAPLLRGARGTEPVDEAAIVETIQRLSQLVTDFPSILELDVNPLVATPEGVTAVDLRLTIDQEEL
- a CDS encoding phosphotransacetylase family protein, yielding MNTVLVTSTDDGIGKTAIAVALARTAQQAGHDVGYMKPKGTRLLSATGKTRDEDPMLAREVLDLDAEMHEMEPIVYSPTFVQEAVRGREDPEELRERVVENFEDLADGTDLMVLEGSDDLATGGIVDLTDVDVAEAIDARVVLISGYEDAGTADDVLAAAETIGDRLAGVLFNGVRDSEFDELTDAVMPFLEGRGVPVLGAVPRVQELAGVTVDELARSLGADVLTADASTDAHVERFTVGAMSGNAALEQFRRTRDAVMITGGDRSEIQTAALEASGIRALVLTGGFRPASAVLGRAEEEGVPVLLVQSDTRTTIDRVEDVLGSGRTRDSATVERMQELLTESIDLENALSVDL
- the bioD gene encoding dethiobiotin synthase; this translates as MSLFVVGTDTGVGKTVVTAGLTGWLRRDGIDAVAVKPCQTGYPSDDDAGEVQRVAGSEEAAVCLRRLEPALAPAVAAREADAGLSYDDILEGCRERIEASERALVEGIGGLRVPLADGRDVVDLVADLGLPALVVARSGLGTLNHTALTVEALRRRSVPVLGVVLNEYEGATTAERTNPDVIERENDLAVATLPPVDVADPDAVVDAVAEHLPDDFRGKEQGGTSPGGGSRGV